A section of the Polynucleobacter sp. AP-Sving-400A-A2 genome encodes:
- the gmd gene encoding GDP-mannose 4,6-dehydratase — protein sequence MKNKQKTALVTGITGQDGSYLAEFLLEKGYVVHGIKRRASSFNTDRIDHLYQDPHVNHPDLILHYGDLTDTSNLVSIIQQTQPDEIYNLGAQSHVAVSFESPEYTADVDAMGPLRMLEAIRILGLEKKTRFYQASTSELYGLVQETPQKESTPFYPRSPYAVAKLYAYWITVNYREAYGMYACNGILFNHESKRRGETFVTRKVTRGLANIAQGLEKCLYMGNIDALRDWGHAKDYVRMQWLMLQQEKPEDFVIATGIQFTVREFIVRSAKLLGITLRFEGVAEQEKAVVVQIDGNKAPALKVGDVIVQIDPRYYRPTEVETLLGDPSKAKEKLGWIPEITLDEMIQEMIENDLDKARQHALLNKHGYSVSVGKEN from the coding sequence ATGAAAAACAAACAAAAGACCGCCCTTGTGACTGGAATTACTGGCCAAGACGGCTCCTATTTGGCTGAGTTTTTATTGGAAAAGGGATACGTTGTTCATGGTATCAAGCGTCGCGCTTCATCTTTTAACACCGATCGCATTGATCATCTGTATCAAGATCCCCACGTTAACCACCCAGATTTGATATTGCATTATGGTGATTTAACTGACACCAGTAATTTAGTGAGCATTATTCAGCAAACTCAGCCTGATGAAATTTATAACTTAGGCGCTCAGAGCCATGTGGCAGTTTCTTTTGAATCGCCGGAGTACACGGCTGATGTCGATGCAATGGGTCCACTTCGTATGCTGGAGGCTATCCGGATCTTGGGTTTGGAAAAGAAAACTCGGTTCTATCAAGCTTCTACCTCCGAGCTGTATGGTTTGGTACAAGAAACCCCCCAAAAGGAGAGTACCCCCTTCTACCCTAGGAGCCCGTATGCAGTAGCCAAGCTTTATGCGTACTGGATTACGGTCAATTATCGTGAGGCATACGGCATGTATGCGTGTAACGGCATCCTCTTTAATCATGAGTCGAAGCGACGTGGTGAAACTTTTGTAACGCGAAAGGTAACGCGTGGACTAGCCAACATTGCTCAAGGGTTAGAAAAATGTCTTTATATGGGCAATATTGATGCTCTTCGGGATTGGGGGCATGCAAAGGATTATGTCCGTATGCAATGGTTGATGTTGCAACAAGAAAAGCCTGAAGATTTTGTCATTGCCACGGGTATTCAGTTTACCGTTAGGGAGTTTATTGTTCGCAGTGCAAAGTTGCTCGGTATTACCCTAAGGTTTGAGGGGGTTGCCGAGCAAGAGAAGGCGGTGGTTGTTCAAATCGATGGAAATAAAGCACCCGCTTTGAAGGTTGGGGATGTGATTGTGCAAATTGATCCTCGCTACTATCGCCCGACCGAGGTCGAGACACTTTTGGGAGATCCATCAAAGGCAAAAGAAAAGCTTGGATGGATTCCTGAGATTACTCTGGATGAGATGATTCAAGAGATGATCGAAAATGATTTGGATAAGGCTAGACAACATGCCTTACTTAACAAGCATGGATATTCAGTATCTGTCGGTAAAGAAAACTGA
- a CDS encoding GDP-L-fucose synthase, producing the protein MTSNLHQKIYVAGHRGMVGSAIVRNLQAKGYLNILTRTHAELDLTNQLMVENFFKQEKPDQVYLAAARVGGIHANNTFPAEFIYENLMVQSNVIHQSFMSGVKKLLFLGSSCIYPKLAPQPMNEAALLTGKLEPTNEPYAIAKIAGIKMCESYNRQFGISHNIDYRSVMPTNLYGPGDNYHPENSHVIPALIRRFHEAKVNKFPEVVIWGTGSPRREFLYVDDMAAASVFVMELDKSVYDQHTEPMQSHINVGSGSDITIAELAEAISKAVGFKGEIQFDPEKPDGAPRKWMDSSKLAAWGWEPKIPLDIGVPITYAAFLKNSPYCGFVEAL; encoded by the coding sequence ATGACATCCAACTTACACCAAAAGATTTACGTGGCCGGTCATCGAGGCATGGTTGGATCAGCCATTGTCAGAAATTTACAAGCTAAGGGCTATCTTAATATCCTGACAAGAACACATGCTGAGTTGGATTTAACAAATCAGCTAATGGTAGAAAATTTCTTTAAGCAAGAAAAGCCTGATCAAGTTTACTTAGCTGCCGCAAGGGTGGGCGGGATCCACGCTAACAATACCTTCCCAGCCGAATTTATCTATGAGAATTTGATGGTTCAGAGTAATGTGATTCATCAATCTTTTATGAGTGGCGTCAAAAAGCTATTATTTTTAGGTTCGAGCTGCATCTACCCTAAGTTGGCACCACAACCAATGAATGAGGCTGCCTTACTCACAGGTAAGTTGGAGCCTACGAATGAGCCTTATGCCATTGCAAAGATTGCAGGAATTAAGATGTGTGAAAGCTACAACCGTCAGTTTGGAATTTCGCACAACATTGACTACCGATCGGTAATGCCAACAAATTTATATGGCCCCGGTGATAACTATCACCCTGAAAATAGCCACGTTATTCCTGCTCTTATTAGGCGGTTTCATGAAGCTAAAGTAAATAAATTTCCGGAAGTTGTAATTTGGGGAACTGGGTCCCCAAGGCGTGAGTTTTTATACGTTGATGATATGGCTGCAGCATCTGTATTTGTGATGGAGTTGGATAAGTCGGTATATGACCAACATACTGAACCAATGCAAAGTCATATTAATGTTGGCTCTGGTTCTGATATCACCATTGCGGAGTTAGCTGAGGCTATTTCTAAAGCTGTAGGTTTTAAGGGGGAGATTCAATTTGATCCAGAAAAGCCTGATGGCGCACCACGAAAGTGGATGGATAGTTCGAAGTTGGCCGCCTGGGGGTGGGAGCCGAAAATACCTTTAGATATTGGAGTGCCAATTACTTACGCCGCTTTTTTAAAAAATTCTCCATATTGTGGCTTCGTTGAAGCTCTATAG
- a CDS encoding amino acid adenylation domain-containing protein, with the protein MLINIIQYLENSIKRHPQKIAVQQGDVLITFYELGVRSKSIARKILERTCEINKPIAVFLPKSVSSVLGDLGITYSGNAYMNLDVRAPDERLSAILHHIQPALLITDNANYHRAKKLYSNELVLNIDDMNFNEGVEVLEKNVVDFIIDQDPYCIINTSGSTGTPKSVVLNHKSFIDFIEWSVEKFKFDEGIKIGSLSPCIFDIYTYEICLMCAKGVTLYLIPEEYSTFPVKIINYLEDEGINFIFWVPTIMVNIANFDLLGERRLKLDVVWFAGEVFPTKQFNYWRGKLPTTTFVNMYGPIEITLDCTYFIVNREIEDDEPIPIGIACQNTDVIILNEFNRQVKSANEEGELCVRGTSLAMGYYNNPEGTKSAFVQNPLNKSYPELIYRTGDLVTLNGFGEIVYKGRKDTLIKHLGYRIELGEIEHVCVNVLKIVLNCCALYRESEKRIVLIYESDVELEDKVLRTALARVLPRYMVPHIYIHKKQLPMNPNGKIDRLRIKEGELS; encoded by the coding sequence ATGCTCATCAATATTATTCAATATCTTGAAAATTCAATTAAGAGGCACCCTCAAAAGATTGCGGTTCAGCAGGGAGATGTCTTAATTACCTTTTATGAATTAGGGGTGAGATCAAAATCTATCGCAAGAAAAATACTTGAGAGAACTTGTGAAATAAACAAACCCATAGCCGTCTTTTTGCCAAAATCAGTCTCGTCTGTATTGGGAGATTTAGGCATCACTTATAGTGGCAATGCTTATATGAATTTAGATGTAAGAGCTCCTGATGAGCGATTAAGTGCAATTCTTCATCACATACAACCAGCACTCCTGATAACTGATAATGCAAATTATCACAGAGCAAAAAAATTGTATTCCAACGAACTGGTGTTGAATATTGATGATATGAATTTCAATGAAGGGGTTGAGGTTCTTGAGAAAAATGTAGTCGATTTCATAATTGATCAAGACCCTTACTGCATCATCAATACTTCCGGATCAACCGGCACTCCGAAATCTGTAGTGTTGAATCACAAAAGCTTTATAGATTTTATAGAATGGTCTGTGGAAAAATTTAAATTTGATGAGGGCATCAAAATAGGATCTTTATCCCCATGCATTTTTGACATATACACCTACGAAATATGTTTAATGTGCGCTAAAGGGGTTACCTTATATTTGATTCCAGAGGAATACTCCACATTCCCGGTAAAAATTATCAACTATCTTGAGGATGAGGGTATTAACTTCATTTTTTGGGTGCCAACAATCATGGTGAATATTGCAAATTTTGACTTGCTGGGTGAGAGGCGCTTGAAATTGGATGTAGTTTGGTTTGCGGGAGAGGTTTTCCCTACAAAGCAGTTTAATTATTGGCGAGGAAAGCTCCCAACAACTACCTTTGTAAATATGTATGGCCCGATTGAAATTACATTGGATTGCACCTATTTTATTGTGAATAGAGAAATCGAGGATGATGAGCCGATTCCAATTGGGATCGCTTGTCAAAATACCGATGTAATTATTTTGAATGAATTTAATCGACAGGTGAAATCGGCAAATGAAGAAGGGGAGTTATGTGTTCGTGGAACCTCTCTGGCTATGGGCTATTACAACAATCCCGAGGGCACTAAAAGTGCGTTCGTACAAAATCCATTAAACAAAAGCTATCCGGAGTTAATTTACAGAACCGGTGATTTAGTTACGCTAAACGGCTTTGGTGAAATTGTCTATAAGGGTAGGAAAGATACCCTAATTAAGCACTTAGGATACAGGATTGAATTGGGAGAGATAGAGCATGTTTGCGTAAATGTGCTAAAAATAGTGCTTAACTGTTGTGCGCTATACAGGGAGAGTGAGAAAAGGATTGTGTTGATCTATGAGTCTGATGTTGAGCTTGAAGATAAGGTTCTCAGGACTGCTTTAGCGCGAGTGCTTCCTAGATATATGGTCCCCCATATTTATATCCACAAAAAACAGTTACCAATGAATCCAAACGGGAAGATTGATCGCTTGAGAATCAAAGAGGGTGAATTAAGTTGA